A single Plasmodium knowlesi strain H genome assembly, chromosome: 13 DNA region contains:
- a CDS encoding U2 snRNP-associated SURP motif-containing protein, putative — MYAQLNRNKKKKKDIDDEKLNEEEAAKIYAEFVRSFEGSALEKGNKFVKSGKVLNPASTLFVPTEDESKKKPKNKFSRGDYSYEEKKKKEEKTDNNQSGTGKVKEIDSFLEEIKLKQKILDERKTLKEKAQLAKSEEEKLKIKRKLIEIEKNETLFSYAPRKDRVANLYLGNLSPEVTEEYLCQRFGKFGKVNSVKIMYPRTDEDKKKARISGFVCFENRDDAENARDALDGVEMFGNIVKVGWSKAIPKNLNMNKTEYNQFSYEKNNFYHSGSNKKIEILLPEDRKTKRIIDLLAKYVTEEGYTFEEAIKNNEKDNPIFTFLFNASDLFYYYKWRVFSFAQGDSYRNWRADPFQMFENSYVYVPPIQKNAKKVVSKKEKSRNKKNKIDEKKKEKLISIINNLSRKRVSICRAMIFCTRHSDFSADIVKTISNYLTDLKYDMLKKINLVYLLSDILYNCSNQFYSSWSYRKHIEEELPRIFFHFRKSIKKCDSKIKAKMFIDSIMNIFDMWDVWAIYSSIFMNGLKCLLTNKKLSYVKNEIHESDSETDLDGTKIEFFDEIKRYPLNMRRNAYLYFQKEEIHLNRLCEQRGLFFDDSFKKEKKVKYLIMYDEFCSNFNSTPNDMGNLNVIFPSDGKKVPAFMNDMIDSSFHPEERSFNHVS; from the exons ATGTATGCCCAATTGAAcagaaacaaaaagaagaaaaaagatatCGACGATGAAAAGTTAAAT gaggaagaagctGCGAAAATTTACGCAGAGTTTGTCCGGTCCTTCGAGGGAAGCGCCCtcgaaaagggaaacaaaTTCGTCAAAa GTGGAAAAGTGTTGAACCCCGCCAGCACTCTGTTTGTGCCAACTGAAGATGAAAGCAAGAAAAAGCCCAAGAACAAATTTAGCAGG GGCGATTACtcatatgaagaaaaaaagaagaaggaagaaaaaacagacaACAACCAAAGTGGAACAgggaaagtgaaggaaattgATAGTTTTTTAGAAG AAATTAAGTTAAAGCAGAAAATTTTGGATGAGAGGAAaactttaaaagaaaaagcccAGCTAGCAAAATCTGAAGAGGAGAAACTTAAAATTAAGAGAAAGCTAATAGAgatcgaaaaaaatgaaacgctCTTTTCGTATGCTCCAAGGAAGGATCGAGTGGCCAACTTGTACTTGGGAAATTTATCTCCCGAG GTTACCGAGGAGTACCTGTGCCAGCGCTTtggaaaatttggaaaagtgAACAGCGTGAAAATTATGTATCCACGAACagatgaagataaaaaaaaggctagAATTAGCggatttgtttgttttgaAAATAGGGATGATGCAGAAAATGCGAGGGATGCGCTGGATGGTGTAGAAATGTTCGGAAATATTGTGAAGGTTGGTTGGAGTAAAGCCATaccaaaaaatttaaacatgAACAAAACTGAATATAACCAATTTTcctatgaaaaaaataatttttatcattctgGTTCGAATAAGAAAATAGAGATCCTACTACCAGAGGATAGGAAGACCAAGAGAATAATTGATTTATTAGCCAAGTATGTTACGGAGGAAGGGTACACATTTGAGGAAGCTATAAAAAACAATGAGAAGGACAATCCCATATTTACTTTTCTCTTTAACGCATCGGATTTGTTTTATTACTACAAGTGGagagttttttctttcgctcAAGGAGATAGTTACAGAAATTGGAGAGCGGACCCGTTTCAGATGTTTGAGAATAGTTACGTGTATGTTCCACCGATACAGAAGAACGCCAAAAAGGTCGTttcaaagaaggagaaaag TCGAaacaagaagaacaaaatagacgagaaaaagaaggaaaagctaATTAGCATTATAAACAACTTGAGTAGGAAGAG GGTGAGCATATGTCGCGCCATGATATTTTGCACACGGCACAGCGACTTTAGCGCGGACATTGTGAAAACCATTTCGAATTATTTGACCGATTTGAAGTACGATATGTTGAAAAAG ATAAACCTGGTTTATTTGCTGTCAGATATTCTGTACAACTGCAGTAACCAGTTTTATTCGTCCTGGTCCTACCGCAAGCACATCGAAGAAGAACTACCTCggatatttttccattttcgaaAAAGTATCAAAAAGTGTGATAGCAAAATAAAGGCAAAAATGTTCATAGATTCAATCATGAACATTTTTGACATGTGGGATGTTTGGGCAATTTATAGCTCCATCTTTATGAACGGCTTGAAATGCCTATTAACGAATAAAAAGTTAAGttatgtaaaaaatgaaattcacGAGTCGGACAGTGAGACGGACTTGGATGGAACaaaaattgaattttttgatgaaataaaaaggtatcCTTTAAATATGAGGAGAaatgcatatttatatttccaaaaggaggaaattcaTTTAAATAGATTATGTGAACAGAGGGGTTTGTTTTTTGACGACAgtttcaaaaaagaaaaaaaagtaaaatatttaataatGTATGATGAATTCTGCAGTAATTTTAATAGTACGCCAAACGATATGGGAAATTTAAATGTTATATTCCCCAGTGACGGTAAAAAAGTTCCTGCATTTATGAACGACATGAttgattcttccttccatccaGAGGAGAGGAGTTTCAATCATGTCTCTTGA
- a CDS encoding ribosomal protein S27a, putative: protein MQIFINIPHDDSLCIESFNVSSIKDVKEKISELKGIPCEVQKLFKNGRQLEDEELIEVDETEFEYTIDLTFGLLGGGKKKKKKVYKKPKKEKHKKKKVKLAVLKFYKVGDDGKVFRLKKQCDNCAPGTLMAAHFNRDYCGRCHLTIMKK from the exons atgcaaatttttataaatatccCGCATGATGACTCCTTATGTATTGAGTCATTCAACGTTAGTAGCATAAAAGATGTGAAAGAGAAGATATCTGAATTGAAAG GTATCCCTTGTGAGGTGCAAAAGTTGTTCAAAAATGGCCGCCAAttggaagatgaagaacTTATCGAAGTGGATGAGACTGAATTT GAGTACACCATAGACTTAACGTTCGGATTACTTGGTGGTggcaagaaaaagaaaaagaaagtttacAAGAAAcccaaaaaggagaagcataagaagaaaaaggttaaATTGGCAGTACTTAAGTTTTACAAAGTTGGGGATGATGGAAAAGTGTTCAGATTGAAAAAGCAGTGTGACAATTGTGCACCTGGCACATTGATGGCTGCTCATTTTAATAGAGACTACTGTGGAAGATGCCACCTCAccattatgaaaaaatag
- a CDS encoding zinc finger protein, putative translates to MTDYWVSSKKHYCETCNCWLSGHKVNIKNHEKSARHIENLKKVISESFKRKEQETKEKELLERELKKLENVEKKLLSDLNKNETSPHRSDNILLNASNAHSNSRSGYRSSNSNNERINASNIAFNSIQSSCKKWVPMIHEDTGSLVFFNRLKNEIVYEKPKDFFEELSEHESFVEQNGWYKYFDYNSQNFYYFNIYSSKSVWQYSRNRIMSLMDFISRCEQAAQHNINPGNNAQAASLIVDTGPAENQHHPHLSGPPYYVNYAQMFSTQNYNVYDTYNTLMNSANTELQVAENTKEELIQQSSDSGGRNILAGDGNHVKNSMHCGKLDDASAGKCADGVGENGERNAKETKARGGDTSPGVSNAMEEENRKEKLPYEMGENAFKKSSAHYEEKNKKANISLSFKKVESEGTLPHGTKEQKEKGKMGGEDSNVESSNVQQDESAKPGIWEVVENNDVETISNEHIEQIFYNVKSKQQIEKEKIAQLEEDIRYEYSEYNEFYIKKKELENEEIYLNQEFKFVDKPIYKKVIDKNRDKKVDFAKRSIKGMKNKKKIT, encoded by the coding sequence ATGACAGATTACTGGGTGAGCTCAAAGAAGCATTACTGCGAAACGTGCAACTGCTGGTTATCTGGTCACAAggtgaacataaaaaatcaTGAAAAAAGTGCAAGGCATATcgaaaatttaaagaaagtGATCAGCGAATCGTTTAAGAGGAAGGAGCAGGAAACGAAAGAGAAAGAGTTGCTCGAaagggaattaaaaaaattagaaaatgtggaaaagaaattgcTATCTGATttgaataaaaatgagaCATCCCCTCATCGGAGCGATAACATCCTTTTGAATGCTTCGAATGCACACTCCAACAGCAGAAGTGGTTATCGAAGCAGCAACAGTAATAATGAACGAATTAACGCAAGTAATATCGCCTTTAATAGTATCCAAAGTAGCTGtaaaaagtgggttccaATGATACATGAAGATACAGGTTCTTTAGTATTCTTTAATAGACTGAAGAATGAAATTGTGTATGAAAAACCAAAAGATTTTTTCGAAGAATTGTCGGAACATGAATCATTTGTGGAGCAAAATGGATGGTACAAATACTTTGATTATAACTCTCAAAATTTTTACTACTTCAATATTTATAGCTCGAAAAGTGTATGGCAATATTCACGCAACAGGATAATGAGTTTGATGGACTTTATCAGTAGATGTGAACAGGCTGCACAGCATAATATAAATCCCGGCAATAATGCACAAGCTGCAAGTCTGATTGTGGATACCGGCCCCGCGGAAAATCAGCATCATCCACATTTGAGTGGACCCCCATATTACGTGAATTACGCGCAAATGTTTAGCACACAGAATTACAATGTTTATGACACCTACAATACGTTAATGAATTCGGCAAACACCGAGCTGCAGGTGGCTGAAAACACAAAAGAAGAGTTAATTCAACAAAGTAGTGACAGCGGCGGTCGTAATATTCTTGCTGGTGATGGAAATCATGTGAAAAACAGTATGCATTGTGGTAAATTAGATGATGCATCTGCAGGGAAGTGTGCCGATGGGGTTGgcgaaaatggagaaagaaatgcaaaagaAACGAAGGCTCGAGGAGGTGATACGAGTCCAGGGGTCAGCAATgcaatggaggaagaaaatcgaAAGGAGAAGCTTCCATATGAAATGGGCGAAAacgcatttaaaaaaagtagtgCACATTATGAAGAGAAGAATAAGAAGGCGAACATTTCTTTATCGTTTAAGAAGGTTGAAAGCGAAGGTACACTTCCGCATGGCACGAAGgagcagaaggaaaaaggtaaGATGGGCGGAGAGGACTCCAATGTGGAAAGCAGTAACGTACAACAGGACGAGAGTGCTAAACCTGGCATATGGGAAGTGGTGGAGAATAATGATGTAGAGACAATTTCAAATGAACATattgaacaaattttttacaacgtTAAATCGAAGCAgcaaattgaaaaggaaaaaattgcacagcTAGAGGAAGATATTCGTTACGAATATTCTGAATATAAtgaattttatataaaaaaaaaagaattagaaaatgaagaaatatatttaaaccAAGAATTCAAATTCGTGGACAAACCTATATATAAGAAAGTCATTGATAAGAATCGTGACAAAAAGGTGGATTTTGCCAAACGCAGCATTAAGGGaatgaagaataaaaaaaaaattacatag
- a CDS encoding 26S proteasome regulatory subunit RPN6, putative, translating into MEGFEEIENAYKEIEEEIIKTVEGLCGGNYLQIKDEVIMPHMSESLINKIILLNRHINDNSNEEEFEKKVTNEKVMQINDKLIYLVCDYYINKKEIDNLINFTSSNENYFNVLPQAKTAKLIRNIVEKISKKIRNVSTLYIIFKKYMNWAYEKKRNFLRCRIEVKIIILFILKQKYKTALSLIERLLKEVKKVDDKTLLLELYIVETKIYMLLKNSTKMKASLTFAKNIANTINTAIYINSEIDLLSGILYIYEKDYRSAYIYLYECYETLYTYIYNSHNNTLDFLSKKNNDFYAVIIHNIINTSTISSQNKTKSISQISPFLLSFYTFYEYYDSNNSILNLDEVNICSGNPNLIYSDVICSISSSYQQLEEEKIYCITNPIELNYEIIKNLTFDNYGNLIETKSATNTVDKSIFIFPEESSICGNFGLNLNIENLKIIVPLKYMLLCKILEENNRKDINNILCEQNKLNYIPNKEVQILLEISKCYENRSLDVFENIIKVNIFLINVDKVIYNYLKDLYELLLEKNILKIIEAYSCIDLNYIGQKLNLDLDKIISKLSEMILDKKLNATLDQNVGILILYEDMPETKTYQNVLEIINNLTESVDILYQKAQLTV; encoded by the coding sequence atggaaggcTTCGAAGAGATCGAGAACGCGTACAAGGAGATAGAGGAGGAGATCATAAAGACGGTAGAGGGACTATGCGGAGGGAATTATCTGCAAATCAAGGACGAAGTGATCATGCCTCACATGAGCGAAAGTCTAATCAACAAAATTATTCTGCTGAACAGACACATTAACGATAACAGCAACGAAGAGGAATTTGAGAAAAAGGTGACGAACGAGAAGGTGATGCAGATAAATGACAAGCTGATATATCTAGTATGCGACTACTACattaacaaaaaggagaTTGATAATTTAATTAACTTTACGTCGAGCAATGAGAACTATTTTAATGTGTTACCTCAAGCGAAAACAGCAAAGTTGATAAGGAACATCGTGGAgaaaatatcaaaaaaaatcagGAACGTGAGTACGCTGTATATcatatttaaaaagtacaTGAATTGGGcatatgaaaagaaaaggaattttttaagaTGCCGAatagaagtaaaaataatcatTTTGTTTATCCTAAAGCAAAAGTATAAAACGGCTCTGAGCTTAATCGAACGATTGTTGAAGGAGGTGAAGAAAGTGGACGACAAGACTTTGTTACTCGAACTGTACATTGTGGAAACCAAAATTTACATGCTCCTAAAAAATTCCACCAAGATGAAAGCATCGTTGACTTTTGCGAAGAACATTGCCAATACGATAAACACGGCTATTTATATTAATAGCGAAATAGATTTGCTCTCCggaatattatatatatatgagaaGGATTACAGAAGTGCGTACATTTACCTGTATGAATGCTACGAAACGCTCTACACGTATATTTACAATAGCCACAACAATACATTAGACTTTTTAAGCAAGAAGAATAACGACTTTTACGCGGTTATTATACATAACATAATTAACACGAGCACAATATCGTCGCAGAATAAGACGAAAAGTATAAGTCAAATTAGTCCCTTTTTACTCTCCTTTTACACGTTCTATGAATATTACGATAGCAACAACAGTATCCTAAATTTGGACGAAGTTAATATTTGCTCAGGTAATCCCAACTTAATATACAGCGATGTGATATGTAGTATCAGCTCGAGTTACCAACaactggaggaagaaaaaatatactgcATTACCAATCCAATTGAACTAAATTatgaaattattaaaaatttgacATTTGATAATTATGGTAATTTAATAGAAACCAAATCGGCTACGAACACTGTGGATAAAtctatttttatctttccagAAGAGAGTTCTATATGTGGAAATTTTGGATTGAATTTAAATatcgaaaatttaaaaattattgtCCCTTTGAAGTACATGCTGCTGTGCAAAATTTTGGAGGAAAACAACAGGAAAGACATCAATAATATTTTgtgtgaacaaaataaattaaattacATTCCAAATAAAGAAGTTCAAATTTTGTTGGAAATATCCAAGTGTTACGAGAACAGATCCCTTGATGTAtttgaaaatataattaagGTTAATATTTTCCTGATAAATGTAGACAAAGTGATTTACAACTACTTGAAGGACCTGTACGAATTActgctggaaaaaaatattttaaaaattatcgaaGCTTATAGTTGCATCGACTTGAACTATATCGGCCAGAAACTTAACCTAGATTTGGATAAAATTATATCCAAGTTGTCCGAAATGATCCTGGATAAGAAGCTGAATGCCACTCTGGATCAGAACGTCGGTATTTTAATTCTCTATGAGGATATGCCCGAGACGAAGACTTACCAGAACGTTCTGGAAATAATAAACAACTTGACGGAGTCTGTGGATATACTTTACCAGAAGGCCCAGCTGACCGTGTAA
- a CDS encoding pseudouridine synthase, putative: MENICYRCSISGESLNDHAYLFFDGYFLNDFNHATPDVKANQKRNIFLDNDKKWFSKYVADQHKNAKEKGDMRNVYKKVYTNLYLCKMCNGLHNIDLILLYNKNSCFHHEVLKENSPISAEDEKNMNKVLNRIKNVLHLLKNIDIVFFFLYLHKTNQIFCEEENITHDTFHKNFERIKKYILVSPQRTGNNISNKQILKTFAYFLIYFYITFYRKICDSVSLSLVQTEFVINLYKQAVLIFNVNAGEHKTVNSSQSSETAHKNNSRKYRLYKKKRKITNESDGYKENEILHNDEVDHNDEVDHNDEVDHNDEVDHNDDSPPNGEETEEVEKKMNATNPSHDGENRELDFAPSLPTLDVYISINNLCVCGYYNKYNKEMSQTKWFINNESQSALSVEECICHIFKKTFQSCNEVFMASGREDKDVRMMNIGRPFLFVLKETKFSFLNFYLFFSKLRRMELTHTDSVNSLEIKTIDQINRFLQQENCAHDNSVRDHVPTLKEENYPLQKINDSYALINKKDTIMLYDIESHQVLAEQTKDKIVKEQKIHSLNISRNYNKELEVLLLGESIGEDEEGNFDEIGKEDPISQNDAKGNSENGNCDNLNGCIPPNNVSNLDVIKKNITRNANEDYNIGNLVDVKFSNIAFSTNYALIKKIMKFGEERKKAYKCIIYHSSPMTKEKIQKINQDVLNYDKNDICIINVIQKTPIRVLHRRSLLKRERKIFEFNLVFVHEHFSLLYLLAQSGMYIKEFVNGDRGRTFPNLKHFFGQDTFVNILNLDVSSFTYDLNVQ, translated from the coding sequence atggaaaatatatgcTATCGCTGTTCCATATCTGGTGAATCGCTAAACGATCATGCGTACCTTTTTTTCGACGGATATTTTTTAAACGATTTTAACCATGCCACACCAGACGTGAAAGCAAACCAAAAGAGGAATATCTTTTTAGacaatgataaaaaatggtTCTCAAAATACGTAGCTGATCAACATAAAAACgctaaagaaaaaggagacatGCGAAATGTGTATAAGAAGGTGTACACGAATTTATATCTATGCAAAATGTGCAATGGACTACATAATATCGATTTGATACTTCTCTACAATAAAAATAGTTGTTTCCATCATGAAgtgttaaaagaaaattccccTATCAGTGcagaagacgaaaaaaatatgaacaaggtacttaatagaataaaaaatgtacttcaCCTCCTGAAGAATATTgatatagtttttttttttctctatttacACAAAACGAACCAAATTTTTtgcgaagaggaaaatattacCCACGACACATTTCACAAAAATTTTGAACGtataaaaaagtacatatTAGTATCCCCCCAAAGAACAGGCAATAATATTTCCaataaacaaattttaaaGACATTTGCATATTTCTTGATTTATTTCTACATAACATTTTACCGTAAAATATGTGATAGTGTATCCCTAAGTCTGGTCCAAACTGAATTCGTCATCAATTTGTACAAACAAGctgtgttaatttttaatgttaATGCAGGTGAACACAAAACTGTAAATAGCAGTCAGTCGTCTGAAACAGCGCATAAAAATAACAGTCGAAAATATCGCctttacaagaaaaaaaggaaaataacaaaTGAAAGCGATGGGtataaggaaaatgaaatattgCACAATGACGAGGTTGACCATAATGACGAGGTTGACCATAATGACGAGGTTGATCATAATGACGAGGTTGATCATAATGACGATTCTCCCCCCAATGGGGAAGAAACTGAagaggtagaaaaaaaaatgaatgccaCAAATCCGTCTCATGATGGGGAAAATAGGGAATTAGACTTTGCCCCCTCACTTCCAACCCTCGACGTATACATATCTATTAACAACTTATGCGTATGTGGTTACTACAATAAATATAACAAAGAAATGTCACAGACCAAGTGGTTCATAAATAATGAATCACAAAGTGCATTGTCAGTGGAAGAATGTATTTgtcacatttttaaaaaaacattccaaTCGTGCAATGAGGTGTTTATGGCATCCGGAAGGGAAGACAAAGATGTTCGAATGATGAACATAGGAAGGCCCTTCCTCTTTGTTCTGAAAGAGAcgaaattttccttcctaaatTTTTACTTGTTCTTTAGTAAGTTAAGAAGGATGGAATTAACTCACACTGATAGTGTTAACTCCCtcgaaataaaaacaatAGATCAGATAAATCGCTTTCTCCAACAAGAAAATTGTGCACATGACAATTCTGTAAGAGACCACGTTCCCACATTGAAAGAGGAGAATTATCCCCTGCAGAAAATTAACGACAGCTATGCATtgataaacaaaaaagataCCATTATGTTATACGATATAGAATCCCATCAAGTTCTTGCTGAACAGACAAAGGATAAAATTGTGAAGGAACAAAAGATACACAGTTTGAACATTTCACGTAACTACAATAAAGAACTGGAAGTGCTACTATTGGGAGAGTCCATCGGGGAGGACGAAGAGGGAAATTTTGACGAAATTGGCAAAGAAGATCCAATTTCCCAAAATGATGCCAAGGGAAATTCGGAAAACGGCAATTGTGACAATCTTAATGGATGTATCCCCCCAAACAATGTTTCCAATTTggatgtaataaaaaaaaacatcacaAGGAATGCCAATGAAGACTATAATATTGGCAACCTTGTGGACGTAAAATTCAGCAACATTGCTTTTAGCACAAATTATGccttgataaaaaaaattatgaagtttggtgaagagagaaaaaaggccTATAAATGCATCATATACCACTCTTCCCCAATgactaaagaaaaaatacaaaaaataaatcaagaCGTTTTAAATTATGATAAAAACGACATTTGTATAATTAATGTAATACAAAAAACTCCAATAAGGGTACTCCATAGAAGGAGTCTACTAAAAcgagaaaggaaaatttttgaaTTCAACCTCGTTTTTGTTcatgaacatttttctttattatatttattggCACAGTCAGGGATGTATATAAAAGAGTTCGTTAATGGAGACAGAGGAAGAACTTTTCCAAACTTGAAACACTTCTTTGGGCAAGACACATTCGTTAATATATTAAACTTAGATGTATCAAGTTTTACGTACGATTTAAATGTCCAGTAG
- a CDS encoding choline kinase, putative yields MESISRTYENIKNDKNNLSNAENENNGNFKAPPNGTVCCPEDLKMYSTIQLNQEIEISKNPFPLHEINKKNDIPLCAQEFSDLTDPLYIKKICLEKVPEWNHFTEDNLRVKQILSGLTNQLFEVGLKEETANNYNSIRTRVLFRIYGKHVDELYNTISEFEVYKTMSKYKIAPQLLNTFNGGRIEEWLYGDPLRIDDLKNPTILIGIANVLGKFHTLSRKRHLPEHWDRTPCIFKMMEKWKNQLFKYKNIEKYNCDIHKYIKESDKFIKFMKVYSKSDNLANTIVFCHNDLQENNIINTNKCLRLIDFEYSGFNFLATDIANFFIETSIDYSVSSYPFFEIDKKKYISYENRKLFITAYLSNYLDKSLVVPTPKLIDEILEAVEVQALGAHLLWGFWSIIRGYQTKSYNEFDFFLYAEQRLKMYDDQKEYLISNNIIKGYD; encoded by the coding sequence ATGGAAAGTATCAGCAGGACAtacgaaaatattaaaaatgataaaaacaaTTTATCAAATGCTGAAAACGAGAACAATGGAAATTTCAAAGCGCCCCCTAATGGAACCGTCTGTTGTCCTGAAGACttaaaaatgtatagcaCTATTCAGCTAAATCAGGAAATAGAAATATCCAAGAATCCATTTCCTTTACacgaaattaataaaaagaacgACATACCCTTGTGTGCCCAAGAATTCTCGGACCTAACGGATCctttatatattaaaaaaatatgcctgGAAAAAGTACCAGAGTGGAATCATTTTACCGAAGATAATTTAAGGGTTAAGCAGATACTAAGTGGACTAACCAATCAGTTATTTGAGGTGGGcctaaaagaagaaacggcAAACAATTATAATTCCATAAGGACACGTGTTTTATTTAGGATCTATGGAAAACACGTTGACGAGTTGTACAATACAATCTCTGAATTTGAAGTGTACAAAACTATGAGCAAATATAAAATAGCTCCCCAGTTGCTAAACACATTTAATGGGGGGCGAATAGAGGAATGGCTTTATGGAGATCCCCTCCGAATTGATGATTTAAAGAACCCAACCATATTAATTGGTATTGCAAATGTGTTGGGTAAATTTCATACCCTCAGTAGGAAACGTCATTTACCTGAACACTGGGATAGAACACCGTGTATCTTTAAaatgatggaaaaatggaaaaatcagCTCTTCaagtataaaaatatagaaaagtATAATTGTGATATTCATAAGTATATCAAGGAATCTGACAAGTTTATTAAATTTATGAAGGTGTATTCCAAGTCAGACAATTTAGCCAATACTATCGTTTTTTGCCATAATGATCTACAAGAAAACAACATTATTAATACCAATAAGTGTTTACGCCTAATTGATTTTGAATACTCTGGCTTTAATTTTCTCGCAACAGATATAGCTAACTTTTTCATCGAAACATCCATAGATTATTCTGTAAGCTCCTAtcccttttttgaaattgataagaaaaaatacatttcctATGAAAATAGGAAATTGTTTATCACAGCATATTTATCAAATTATCTGGACAAATCTCTTGTCGTACCAACCCCCAAATTAATTGATGAAATATTAGAGGCAGTGGAGGTACAAGCCTTGGGTGCCCATTTGTTATGGGGATTTTGGTCAATCATTAGAGGGTATCAAACAAAAAGTTACAACgaatttgattttttcctatatGCAGAACAGAGGCTTAAAATGTATGATGACCAAAAGGAGTATTTAATTTCAAACAACATTATTAAAGGTTACGATTAG